In one Acidobacteriota bacterium genomic region, the following are encoded:
- a CDS encoding insecticidal toxin protein, with translation MLTPSRGLRLGLNDSEQMLLFGDQVTLVNSLWVTLPEKTIVMLPGETQIKIINCQPEPKLYKTIFSKYLYSPTIFVQRPYPVKDLDFTSSGAYSVYNWELFFHAPLTIAIHLSKNQRFAEAQRWFHHIFDPTDDSDGPTPERFWKVRPFQYTVVKKIEEILVNLVTGENLALQDETKNNITAWKDAPFRPHLIARYRQQAYMFKSVMAYLDNLIAWGDSLFRQDTGEAIDEALMLYVLAANILGPRPQAVPKKGQVRPQYYANLRIDLDTFGNVLRDIEADVPFDLMPYPTKAAADNSRLATLRGLGKALYFCVPRNDKLLSYWDTVADRLFKIRNSLNIQGTFRQLPLFEPPIDPALLARAAAAGLDVGAIVNGLNQPLPLVRFQLLVQKAAEICQEVKSLGNNLLSAMEKEDNEALAILRAKHERIVMEMVEHVKYAQLQEMTKSKEGLFKSLDLAVQRYTYYERQLGKTPNDIEEAIPDLEELDKESLGQMKFAMTEPKVELREIEMDIATDVFAQVAQTLYGGKLMSSHEVSESLFLEGAQIASDIASIHNVASSIAAVVPQFEVSAEPWGVGGATQFGGQNISSGIQAVANAARGIADRLNFEARRASRIDSFARRERDWAFQSNLAAGEIGQIFKQLRAAQIREAIAEWELMNHQQQMKQAEEIERFLNEEGTEKTGKKTNKALYTWMKREVKGLYSQSFQFAFDIAKKAERALQHELGNPELSYLQFGYLAGKEGLLAGEKLYLDIKRMEMAYHEQNQREFELTKHVSVLQLDPLALVQLRATGRCTLRLPESLFDMDGPGHFFRRIKTVAVSIPCVTGPYASVNCTLTLLKSSIRKTPVVGDQYAHVDAEDSRFSDSFGSLQSIVTSSAQNDSGLFETNLRDERYLPFENSGVISEWQLELPADPSKEENLAQFDYDTISDVILHIRYSAREGGSLLRKGAVDNLQAAIKEAKAAGLVRLFSVRDEFPTEWANFHSQPGADNKRFELALNLRPEHYPYWSQGYLKSVTRVDILARSTEATMPLDVFDEANKNGEARKDTLVKNPAMGNLLVGKLTNLDNRIVLPSPVGDLKLFFDDKTFDDLWIAITWSA, from the coding sequence ATGCTTACACCATCCCGTGGTTTGCGACTTGGGCTTAACGACTCTGAGCAAATGCTATTATTCGGTGATCAAGTGACCTTGGTAAACAGTCTGTGGGTAACATTACCTGAAAAAACAATAGTTATGCTTCCTGGAGAGACGCAAATTAAAATCATAAATTGCCAGCCAGAGCCAAAACTATATAAGACCATTTTTTCAAAATACCTTTACTCTCCGACTATATTTGTGCAGAGGCCATATCCGGTCAAAGATCTGGATTTTACTTCCAGCGGTGCTTATTCGGTCTACAATTGGGAGCTGTTCTTTCACGCCCCCCTGACTATTGCCATTCACTTGAGCAAAAATCAACGTTTTGCCGAAGCGCAGCGGTGGTTTCATCACATCTTTGATCCGACAGATGATAGTGATGGCCCGACCCCGGAAAGATTCTGGAAAGTGCGGCCGTTCCAATATACTGTTGTCAAAAAGATCGAAGAGATTCTGGTCAACCTGGTGACTGGTGAAAATCTGGCCTTGCAGGACGAAACTAAGAATAACATTACAGCGTGGAAAGATGCGCCATTTCGCCCTCATCTGATTGCTCGTTACCGGCAGCAAGCTTACATGTTCAAATCGGTAATGGCTTATCTGGACAACCTGATCGCCTGGGGTGATTCGTTGTTCCGGCAGGATACTGGTGAAGCGATTGATGAAGCGCTGATGCTGTATGTACTTGCGGCTAACATTCTGGGCCCGCGCCCACAGGCAGTACCGAAAAAAGGTCAGGTGCGTCCGCAGTATTACGCCAATTTACGAATTGATCTAGATACGTTTGGAAATGTTTTGCGGGACATTGAAGCAGATGTTCCCTTCGATTTGATGCCATATCCCACAAAAGCAGCCGCTGACAATTCGCGACTGGCGACTTTGCGCGGGCTGGGCAAGGCGCTCTATTTCTGTGTGCCACGTAATGACAAACTGCTTAGCTACTGGGATACAGTAGCCGACCGGCTGTTCAAGATTCGCAACAGCTTGAACATCCAGGGCACCTTCCGGCAGTTGCCCTTATTCGAACCGCCGATTGATCCGGCCTTGCTGGCGCGGGCCGCTGCCGCTGGATTGGATGTGGGCGCAATCGTCAATGGTCTGAATCAGCCACTGCCGTTGGTGCGCTTCCAGTTGCTGGTGCAAAAGGCTGCAGAGATTTGTCAGGAGGTCAAATCTCTCGGCAACAACCTGCTCTCAGCTATGGAGAAAGAGGACAATGAGGCGTTGGCGATTCTGCGGGCAAAACACGAGCGTATCGTCATGGAGATGGTCGAGCACGTGAAGTACGCGCAGCTACAGGAGATGACCAAATCTAAGGAAGGTTTGTTCAAATCGCTTGATCTGGCTGTGCAGCGTTATACTTACTATGAGAGACAATTAGGTAAGACACCCAACGACATTGAAGAAGCGATTCCTGATTTGGAAGAACTGGATAAAGAGAGTTTAGGCCAAATGAAGTTCGCAATGACAGAGCCGAAGGTGGAGTTGCGGGAGATAGAGATGGATATTGCCACTGACGTCTTTGCTCAGGTTGCCCAGACATTATACGGCGGAAAGCTGATGAGCTCCCACGAAGTGAGCGAGTCGCTCTTCCTTGAAGGCGCCCAGATCGCAAGTGATATTGCGAGTATTCACAACGTTGCGAGTTCGATCGCCGCCGTAGTTCCTCAGTTCGAAGTCAGTGCCGAACCCTGGGGTGTGGGTGGAGCTACACAGTTTGGCGGGCAAAATATTTCTTCGGGCATACAGGCTGTAGCGAACGCTGCACGAGGGATTGCCGACCGATTAAACTTCGAGGCCAGGCGAGCCAGTCGCATCGACTCATTTGCGCGACGAGAGCGGGATTGGGCCTTCCAAAGCAACTTGGCCGCAGGCGAAATTGGTCAAATCTTCAAGCAACTTCGTGCCGCGCAGATTCGGGAAGCTATTGCCGAGTGGGAGCTGATGAATCATCAGCAACAGATGAAGCAAGCCGAGGAAATCGAGCGCTTCTTGAACGAAGAAGGCACAGAGAAAACCGGCAAGAAGACCAACAAGGCACTCTACACATGGATGAAGCGCGAGGTGAAGGGGCTCTACTCGCAGTCCTTCCAGTTCGCCTTCGACATCGCCAAGAAGGCTGAGCGTGCACTTCAGCATGAGCTCGGCAATCCGGAACTGAGCTATCTCCAATTCGGCTATCTCGCGGGCAAGGAGGGCCTGCTCGCGGGCGAGAAGCTCTATCTGGATATCAAGCGGATGGAGATGGCCTACCATGAGCAGAACCAGCGCGAATTCGAGCTGACCAAGCACGTCAGCGTGCTCCAACTCGATCCGCTCGCGCTTGTACAATTGCGCGCCACCGGCCGCTGCACGCTTCGGTTGCCGGAGTCCCTGTTCGACATGGACGGCCCAGGGCATTTCTTCCGGCGTATCAAGACTGTCGCCGTGAGCATCCCCTGCGTAACCGGCCCTTATGCCAGCGTCAACTGCACCCTGACGCTTCTTAAGAGCAGCATACGCAAGACGCCGGTCGTCGGAGACCAGTATGCTCATGTGGATGCCGAAGACAGCCGGTTTAGCGACAGCTTTGGCAGCTTACAATCAATTGTCACCAGTTCTGCCCAAAATGACAGTGGCTTGTTCGAGACTAACCTTCGAGACGAACGTTATCTGCCGTTTGAAAACTCGGGTGTAATCAGCGAATGGCAATTGGAATTGCCGGCCGATCCAAGTAAGGAGGAAAATCTGGCTCAGTTTGATTACGACACAATCAGCGATGTCATCTTGCACATCCGTTACAGTGCACGTGAAGGCGGCAGTTTGCTGCGCAAGGGAGCGGTAGACAATCTACAGGCGGCTATTAAAGAAGCGAAGGCCGCTGGTTTGGTGCGGCTGTTTTCGGTGCGGGACGAGTTTCCCACCGAATGGGCGAACTTCCATAGCCAACCTGGGGCTGACAACAAGCGATTCGAACTGGCACTTAACCTTCGCCCCGAACACTATCCGTACTGGAGTCAGGGTTACTTGAAGAGTGTAACGCGAGTGGACATCCTGGCACGCAGCACCGAAGCGACAATGCCACTGGATGTTTTCGACGAGGCCAACAAAAATGGGGAGGCTAGGAAGGATACATTGGTCAAGAATCCAGCCATGGGCAATCTGCTAGTCGGAAAGTTGACCAACCTGGATAATAGAATAGTATTGCCTTCACCGGTGGGGGACCTCAAGCTCTTCTTTGATGACAAAACCTTTGATGACCTCTGGATTGCTATCACCTGGAGTGCATAG
- a CDS encoding VCBS repeat-containing protein, with product MWRPATAHCSPKIFGQQFGSNFSNSSCKVQYLNSGYEVDSCLLALTKAGFTPLHCKRRHPVMANKSNTASQTISVPQGGGALHGIGETFSPDLHTGTGNFTVPIALPPGRNGFQPQLNLVYSTGNGNGPFGLGWGLSVPGVSRKTSRGIPRYGDERGPLTERDTFLLSGAEDLVPVSEMAGVTRYRPRTEGLFALIEHHSDSRTDHWEVRSKDGLVSVYGTPLGVRNDPAVIANPEIRSQIFHWKLTKTQDPFRNTIRYDYERDLGDTADHLWDQLYPKRIRYGDYADPQAGDEKFLISVTFNYEERPDPFSEYRPGFEIRTTRRCTSIEVHTHADRERLVRTYRLIYLDQRGLDHPGVPSEQLPSNAASLLSQVLVEGDDGERRESLPPLEFGYTTFEPTKRRYQPFTGANGSRPGHSLGHPEFELVDLFGNGLPTVLEFSDQVRYWRNQGNGRFDLPRTMETAPAGLRLGAPSVQLLDANGNGRADLMVTGGLRDGYFPLNFDGQWNKRGFVRYRSVPAVNLDAPDVRLLDLDGDGVTDALRTGPQFELYYNDPKDGWSDLDVRKRTDSDAFPNVTFEDPRVKLGDMTGDGLQDILLIHNGRVEYWPYRGYGRWGRRVIMRNSPRFEDAVLFPEIGFDPTRLLVGDVDGDGAADLVYVSSGHITVWINRGGNAWSDPFVIRGTPPVTDATAVRLADMLGTGTEGILWTYDFSAFPDSTYKFLDLTGGIKPYVLDQMDNHMGAVTKVSYAASTKFYLEDNARPKTRWRTPLPFPVQVVARVEVIDQISRGKLTTEYRYHHGYWDGVEREFRGFGMVEQLDTETFADYHAPGAHGSEARFESVPEKHFSPPMLTKTWFHQGPVDDDTGDWYELDWAADYWPGDPDALARKDGTNTFLRKLTHPRHRRDALRTLRGSILRTELYALDGIDHQDRPFTVTEQAYGLREESPPDGGDQERLRIFFPHPLAHRTTQWERGDEPMTQFAFTDDYDAYGQPHREVSLTVPRHRDYRAAAPTGTPYLGTIAETKYAQRDDAERYMVNCVSSSTSYEILNDGSQTVFDLYAQVQSDTARRKLFGQTFNYYDGDAFVGLPFGKLGDFGALVRTESLVLTEDILREAFRDPANPNALIIPPSLRPEGVSNWPAEYPKEFQDNTPALAGYIFAEGIDHRTRGYFAHGPRIAFDFHMPGLPHRGLQVITRDPLGNDSRIAYDRPYHLLPVQAMDAVGLTTSAEHDYRVLQPRMVTDANGNRRAASFSPLGLVTATAVMGKEGESAGDTLDSPGSRMEYDFFAFVNRQQPVFVHSVVREHHVTEADVPVSERDHTIESIQYSDGFGRLLQTRTQAEDVLFGDQNFGGGILSADQSVATGDSVGRRRASGTPLNVIVSGSQVYDNKGRVVEKYEPFFAVGLDYMPPSEQQFGQKTTLFYDPRGQVIRTLNPDGSEQRVIYGIPADLQNPEQFAPTPWEAFTYDANDLAPLCKGPDRASLAGSAPVIHHFTPSNIVIDAFGRTIESIARNGSNPADWLHTRSTYDIRGNVLTVTDALDRVAFRYTYDLANRPWRIESIDAGLRRMALDVVGNEIERRDGKGSLTLQAYDRLHRPIRLWARDDTNSPVTLRQRMEYGDAGVPDQPAQERAAMRNKNLLGRLTRHHDEAGLTTVAAVDFKGNVLDKSRRVIADAPILAVFNQAPANGWRVTPFVVDWNPRSQKTLADCEGELLETAVYQTTASYDAMNRVKRMQLPQDVEGKRRELCPTYNNAGGLEKVFLDEILYVERIAYDAKGQRAFIAYGNGVMTRYAYDQHTFRLKRLRSERYSKPDDVSYRPSGEALQDFGYDYDLVGNILTVHDRTPGSGFLNNPEALTVGDPVLAQLLVVGDALNRRFDYDPTYRLLSATGRECDRPSERDPWDDRPRCTDLTKARAYTEQYRYDAMGNLLRLEHRNEPGGFTREFKVETTNNRLRRMQISQSVYGYAFDASGNMLAETTSRHFEWNHNNQMKVFRTQTEGAEPSVHAHYLYDATGQRVKKLVRKQGGQVEVTHYLDGVFEHHRWGSGAQAGENNHAHVIDDKQRIALVRLGTAHPDDRGPAVKFHLGDYLGSSNVVIDSSGRLVNREEYTPYGETSFGSFARKRYRFTGMERDEESGLNYHGARHYAPWLARWVSCDPAWLIDGANIYSYVKNNSVRMSDLSGLAGDNPNEPPKGGHSKNARPSSEENHENADARRKREQEKSKDREREQERDKRRRNPKGESDEEKRRRQNEEKKDQYRKKGEKERNEKARDLERDLEKERKERERREREERFREEAERRRKEREQREAERRKQEEDREKEERERREQEERQEREEREKHERDQPSHPPVPPIVPRDRLPKPPDPPKPPDPPEPPGWFDGWGDPPSPSPEEEGRAFFTIGVILIIGGVILIAPKPAPI from the coding sequence GTGTGGCGACCTGCAACTGCGCACTGTTCGCCCAAAATATTCGGGCAGCAGTTTGGCAGTAACTTCAGCAACTCCTCCTGCAAAGTTCAATACTTGAATTCAGGCTACGAAGTAGATTCGTGCCTGCTGGCCTTAACCAAAGCCGGGTTTACTCCGCTCCACTGCAAAAGGCGACATCCGGTCATGGCAAACAAATCTAATACCGCCTCTCAAACTATTTCCGTGCCGCAAGGCGGTGGGGCCCTTCACGGTATCGGCGAGACTTTCTCACCCGATCTCCACACCGGCACGGGCAACTTCACGGTTCCAATCGCGCTGCCTCCGGGGCGCAATGGATTTCAGCCGCAGCTCAATCTCGTCTACAGCACGGGCAACGGGAACGGCCCTTTCGGCTTGGGGTGGGGCCTGAGCGTCCCCGGCGTAAGCCGGAAGACGTCCAGAGGGATTCCACGGTATGGCGATGAGCGCGGGCCGCTCACGGAGCGCGACACCTTCTTGCTTTCCGGCGCAGAGGATCTCGTGCCTGTTTCGGAGATGGCGGGGGTAACTCGCTATCGTCCACGCACGGAAGGCCTATTTGCCCTGATCGAGCATCACAGCGACTCTCGAACCGATCACTGGGAAGTACGCAGCAAGGATGGGTTGGTCAGTGTTTATGGGACACCGCTCGGTGTCCGGAATGATCCGGCGGTTATCGCCAATCCGGAAATTCGAAGTCAGATCTTCCATTGGAAACTGACCAAGACCCAAGACCCCTTTAGGAATACCATTCGCTACGACTATGAACGGGACTTAGGCGATACCGCCGACCATCTGTGGGATCAACTCTACCCCAAGCGGATACGCTATGGAGACTACGCCGATCCCCAAGCGGGCGACGAGAAATTCTTGATCTCGGTGACGTTCAACTATGAAGAGCGGCCGGACCCCTTCTCTGAGTACCGGCCGGGGTTTGAAATCCGCACGACCCGGCGCTGTACCTCAATAGAGGTCCACACCCACGCCGATCGCGAGCGCCTGGTCCGCACGTATCGATTGATCTATCTGGATCAACGCGGGCTTGATCATCCAGGCGTTCCGAGCGAACAGCTTCCCTCGAATGCGGCATCGCTGCTCAGTCAAGTCCTCGTCGAAGGGGACGATGGCGAGCGCCGCGAGTCGCTGCCGCCGCTCGAATTTGGTTACACGACATTCGAGCCGACAAAGCGGCGTTACCAGCCGTTCACCGGCGCAAACGGATCGAGGCCGGGGCACTCCCTGGGACACCCCGAATTCGAGTTGGTCGATCTGTTCGGCAACGGATTGCCCACCGTCCTGGAATTCAGCGACCAAGTGCGCTACTGGCGCAATCAAGGCAATGGCCGGTTCGACCTCCCGCGCACGATGGAGACCGCCCCGGCAGGACTGCGATTGGGCGCGCCGAGCGTGCAACTGCTTGACGCCAACGGGAACGGCCGGGCCGATCTGATGGTGACGGGCGGGCTGCGCGACGGATATTTCCCGCTGAACTTCGATGGCCAGTGGAACAAACGAGGATTCGTGCGCTACCGCAGCGTGCCGGCAGTCAATCTCGATGCGCCGGACGTGCGCCTCCTGGATCTCGACGGCGACGGGGTTACGGACGCGCTACGAACCGGCCCGCAATTCGAACTGTATTACAACGACCCTAAGGATGGCTGGTCGGACCTCGATGTGCGCAAGCGGACCGACAGCGACGCTTTCCCCAACGTCACATTTGAAGACCCACGGGTCAAGCTCGGCGACATGACCGGTGACGGGCTTCAAGACATTCTCCTGATCCATAATGGTCGTGTTGAGTATTGGCCATACCGGGGCTATGGCCGCTGGGGGCGACGCGTCATCATGCGCAACAGCCCGCGCTTCGAAGACGCCGTCCTCTTTCCCGAAATCGGCTTCGACCCCACGCGTCTGCTGGTCGGCGATGTGGACGGCGACGGTGCGGCGGATCTCGTCTACGTCTCATCCGGGCACATCACTGTCTGGATCAACCGAGGCGGTAACGCCTGGAGCGATCCGTTCGTCATTCGTGGGACCCCGCCGGTCACCGACGCGACGGCGGTGCGCCTGGCCGACATGCTGGGCACCGGCACCGAAGGCATTCTGTGGACCTACGATTTCAGCGCATTCCCCGACAGCACCTACAAGTTTCTCGACCTGACGGGTGGCATCAAGCCCTATGTGCTCGACCAGATGGACAACCACATGGGCGCGGTCACCAAGGTCTCCTACGCCGCCTCTACCAAGTTCTACCTGGAGGACAACGCGCGGCCAAAGACGCGCTGGCGCACGCCGCTGCCGTTCCCGGTGCAGGTGGTCGCGCGCGTTGAAGTGATCGATCAGATCTCGCGCGGCAAGCTCACGACCGAGTATCGCTATCATCACGGCTACTGGGACGGTGTGGAGCGCGAGTTTCGAGGCTTCGGCATGGTGGAGCAACTCGACACCGAGACCTTCGCCGACTACCACGCTCCTGGTGCCCATGGATCTGAGGCGCGCTTCGAGTCGGTACCCGAAAAGCACTTCTCGCCCCCCATGCTGACCAAGACCTGGTTTCATCAAGGGCCGGTGGATGACGACACCGGAGACTGGTATGAACTGGATTGGGCTGCAGACTACTGGCCGGGCGATCCCGACGCCCTGGCGCGCAAGGACGGCACCAATACCTTCCTACGGAAATTGACCCATCCTCGCCACCGGCGCGATGCGCTGCGGACCTTACGCGGTAGCATCCTCCGTACCGAACTCTATGCCCTTGATGGCATTGATCACCAGGATCGCCCCTTTACGGTGACCGAGCAGGCGTATGGCCTGCGCGAAGAATCACCTCCCGATGGAGGCGATCAGGAGCGCCTCCGGATCTTCTTCCCGCATCCCTTGGCCCATCGCACCACGCAATGGGAGCGTGGGGACGAGCCGATGACGCAGTTCGCGTTCACCGACGATTATGATGCCTACGGGCAGCCGCACCGGGAGGTGAGCCTCACCGTCCCGCGTCACCGGGACTATCGTGCTGCCGCGCCGACCGGAACGCCGTACCTCGGAACGATAGCGGAAACCAAATATGCCCAGCGCGACGATGCCGAGCGGTACATGGTGAATTGCGTCTCTAGTAGCACGAGCTATGAGATCCTGAACGACGGCAGCCAAACAGTCTTCGATCTCTACGCCCAAGTCCAATCCGACACGGCGCGGCGAAAGCTGTTTGGGCAGACTTTCAACTATTATGATGGTGATGCTTTTGTCGGCCTGCCATTCGGCAAGCTCGGAGACTTCGGCGCGCTTGTCCGCACTGAGTCGCTGGTACTGACCGAGGATATTCTGCGCGAAGCTTTTCGTGACCCCGCGAATCCCAACGCGCTCATCATACCTCCCTCTCTGCGGCCGGAAGGCGTATCGAACTGGCCAGCGGAATATCCCAAGGAGTTCCAGGACAACACACCCGCTCTGGCCGGTTACATCTTCGCCGAGGGCATAGACCACCGGACGCGAGGCTACTTCGCGCATGGCCCGCGCATCGCATTCGATTTTCACATGCCCGGCTTGCCTCACCGCGGACTCCAGGTGATCACGCGTGATCCGCTCGGCAATGATTCCAGGATCGCCTACGACCGCCCCTACCATCTGCTTCCCGTGCAGGCGATGGACGCCGTGGGACTCACCACAAGCGCGGAGCACGATTATCGCGTCCTGCAACCCCGTATGGTCACCGACGCCAACGGCAACCGCCGTGCGGCGAGCTTCAGCCCATTGGGATTGGTCACTGCCACGGCCGTGATGGGAAAGGAAGGGGAGAGTGCCGGTGATACGCTTGATTCCCCTGGCAGTCGCATGGAGTACGACTTCTTCGCTTTCGTGAATCGGCAGCAGCCAGTATTCGTCCACAGCGTCGTCCGCGAGCACCACGTCACCGAGGCTGACGTGCCGGTATCCGAGCGAGATCACACGATCGAAAGCATCCAGTATTCCGATGGGTTCGGGCGATTGCTGCAAACCCGAACGCAAGCCGAGGATGTGTTGTTCGGAGATCAGAATTTCGGCGGAGGCATATTGTCGGCAGACCAGTCAGTCGCCACGGGTGATAGCGTAGGCCGGCGACGAGCGTCTGGTACCCCGCTCAATGTGATCGTCAGCGGATCGCAGGTCTACGACAACAAGGGGCGTGTCGTCGAGAAGTACGAACCCTTTTTTGCGGTGGGCCTGGACTATATGCCACCAAGCGAACAGCAGTTTGGGCAGAAGACCACGCTGTTCTACGACCCGCGCGGCCAGGTGATCCGCACACTCAATCCCGACGGTTCGGAGCAGCGAGTGATCTATGGCATCCCGGCAGATTTGCAAAATCCGGAGCAGTTCGCGCCCACGCCATGGGAGGCGTTTACTTATGATGCGAACGACCTCGCGCCGCTGTGTAAGGGACCGGATCGTGCATCGCTCGCCGGTTCTGCGCCGGTGATTCATCATTTCACACCATCGAACATCGTGATCGATGCCTTTGGACGGACGATTGAGTCAATCGCGCGTAACGGATCGAATCCGGCGGACTGGTTACACACGCGCTCCACCTATGACATTCGCGGCAATGTGCTCACGGTGACCGACGCGCTCGATCGCGTTGCCTTTCGCTATACCTACGACCTCGCCAATCGGCCGTGGCGCATCGAGAGTATAGATGCGGGTCTGCGCCGAATGGCGCTCGACGTTGTGGGAAATGAGATCGAACGGCGTGACGGTAAAGGATCGCTCACTCTGCAAGCCTACGATCGCCTGCACCGACCAATCCGGCTCTGGGCGCGCGATGACACCAACAGTCCCGTCACACTGCGGCAACGGATGGAATATGGTGATGCGGGCGTTCCGGACCAACCCGCGCAGGAACGCGCCGCGATGCGAAACAAAAATCTGTTGGGCCGGCTCACCCGCCACCACGACGAAGCGGGACTGACAACGGTCGCGGCGGTAGACTTCAAGGGCAACGTACTCGACAAATCCCGCCGCGTCATCGCCGATGCGCCGATCCTCGCGGTCTTCAATCAGGCTCCGGCCAATGGCTGGCGGGTCACGCCCTTCGTGGTAGATTGGAACCCTCGGTCGCAGAAAACCCTCGCTGACTGCGAAGGCGAGTTGTTGGAGACCGCGGTTTACCAGACCACGGCGAGCTACGATGCCATGAACCGCGTCAAACGAATGCAATTGCCGCAGGACGTGGAAGGCAAGCGGCGGGAACTTTGTCCAACCTACAACAATGCTGGCGGGCTGGAAAAAGTCTTCCTGGACGAAATCCTCTACGTCGAGCGCATCGCTTACGACGCCAAAGGCCAACGCGCTTTCATCGCATATGGCAACGGCGTCATGACTCGCTATGCCTACGACCAGCACACGTTTCGGCTAAAGAGGTTGCGTAGCGAGCGTTACTCCAAACCGGATGATGTCAGCTACCGCCCGAGCGGCGAAGCCTTGCAGGACTTCGGCTACGATTACGATCTGGTCGGTAACATTCTCACTGTCCACGACCGGACGCCGGGCAGTGGATTCCTCAATAATCCGGAAGCGTTGACCGTGGGTGACCCGGTCTTGGCGCAGTTGCTCGTCGTCGGCGATGCGCTCAACCGCCGCTTTGACTACGACCCGACTTACCGATTGCTCTCGGCCACCGGGCGCGAGTGCGACCGCCCGTCCGAAAGAGACCCCTGGGATGACCGTCCGCGCTGTACCGATCTCACCAAAGCACGCGCCTATACGGAGCAGTATCGCTATGACGCGATGGGCAACCTGCTCCGCCTCGAACACCGCAACGAGCCCGGCGGTTTCACACGCGAGTTCAAAGTGGAGACCACCAACAATCGCCTGCGCCGCATGCAGATTAGTCAATCTGTTTACGGCTACGCGTTCGACGCCAGCGGAAACATGCTCGCGGAGACGACCTCGCGCCACTTCGAATGGAACCACAACAATCAGATGAAGGTTTTCCGCACCCAGACGGAAGGCGCCGAGCCCTCAGTCCATGCGCACTATCTCTACGATGCGACAGGACAGCGAGTGAAGAAACTCGTGCGCAAGCAGGGCGGCCAGGTGGAGGTCACCCATTATCTTGATGGTGTGTTCGAGCATCACCGTTGGGGAAGTGGCGCGCAGGCTGGTGAGAACAATCACGCGCATGTGATTGATGATAAGCAGCGCATCGCATTAGTGAGGTTAGGAACAGCGCATCCAGACGATCGTGGACCGGCAGTGAAATTTCATCTGGGCGATTACCTTGGCAGTAGCAACGTCGTTATCGATTCTAGCGGTAGGCTGGTCAATCGCGAAGAATATACGCCTTATGGGGAAACGAGTTTCGGGAGCTTTGCGAGGAAGCGGTATCGGTTTACTGGGATGGAGCGGGACGAGGAAAGCGGGTTGAATTATCACGGAGCCCGGCATTACGCGCCGTGGTTGGCAAGGTGGGTGAGTTGTGATCCGGCATGGCTCATTGACGGAGCGAATATCTATTCATATGTGAAGAATAACAGTGTGCGAATGTCGGACCTCTCCGGCTTGGCGGGGGATAATCCCAACGAACCTCCCAAAGGAGGCCACAGTAAGAACGCTAGACCGAGCTCCGAGGAAAATCATGAAAATGCGGATGCCCGCCGCAAGCGCGAACAGGAAAAAAGCAAGGATAGGGAGCGCGAGCAGGAGCGTGATAAACGGCGTCGCAATCCCAAGGGAGAGAGTGATGAGGAGAAGCGGCGTCGCCAGAATGAGGAAAAGAAAGATCAGTATCGGAAGAAGGGGGAAAAGGAGCGAAATGAAAAGGCGCGCGATCTTGAGCGCGATCTTGAGAAGGAGCGGAAAGAACGCGAGAGACGTGAACGAGAGGAGCGCTTCAGGGAGGAAGCGGAGCGCCGCAGGAAGGAACGTGAGCAACGTGAAGCAGAGAGACGTAAACAGGAGGAGGATCGGGAGAAGGAGGAACGCGAAAGGCGTGAACAGGAGGAGCGCCAAGAGAGGGAGGAACGCGAAAAACATGAACGCGATCAACCGAGTCATCCACCTGTCCCACCGATTGTACCGAGAGATAGACTACCGAAACCACCGGACCCGCCGAAACCGCCGGACCCACCGGAACCACCAGGATGGTTTGATGGATGGGGAGATCCTCCATCTCCGTCTCCGGAAGAGGAGGGAAGGGCATTTTTTACCATAGGAGTAATTCTGATAATCGGGGGAGTCATATTAATCGCACCAAAACCGGCACCAATCTGA